Below is a window of Callithrix jacchus isolate 240 chromosome 15, calJac240_pri, whole genome shotgun sequence DNA.
GAGACAGGGGAGAGGATGGCCGTGCTGGGCCCAAGAAGGGGTGACATCCTGGCTGATGTACTTGGCCTCACCCAtacccctcctccccctccccagggAAGTCATCAGCTCCAAGGAGAAGAGCAAATACAAGTTCCCTCCTGCTGCTTTGCCCCAGGAATTCAGAGCCTTCTTCCAAGGTCAAGCCCTACCCCTGTCCCCCTTGgccccacctggccctgcccccaAACCTAGGCCCCTTCCTGCAGTTCCTTGATCCTGGCATACACAGAAACCATTTGGTGGTGGCTGCACGAAAGCCTGGGAGAGCCAAAGATGGAACCAGGGTTTagggacagagagaagagaaaggacatCTTGGGCTGGAGCGAGGTCCTCCCATCAGGTGCAGGGGTGGAGTCAACCTGCCCACCCAGATTTCTCTACCTCTTTCCCTCCCATCTCCTGGATCCTTCTAGCCACTTGTACCCTCCTCTGATCTGGACCACCTTAAAACTCTCTAGTCCAATCCCTTTGCCCCCATAACCCCCACCCAGTCTCTACCCATCCTAGAGACACAAGAGGTGTCTCCACCTGCTGCTCCCTGGCTGCTGGAGAATCTGATGCCCAGGACAGCTATGGCGACCTGTTCACAGGTGGTCCTGTGAACCTGTTCTCCCTAGTGACCCTCCTCCCCTGTCCCCTCTCTCCTCTGATTGGAGGCAGACTGGCCAGGACTTTAGATGGGCTCAAGGTGGGAGATGGCCTGGAAGAAGGTGGGCAGGGCTGTGAGAAGGTGGTGGCCTATTGGGATATTAAGTGTTTGAGTGATACCATGGAGCTGTGGGCCTGGGTCTAGAGAGGGGGCAGCAGCTCCGGGTGGGAAGGCACCCCTGGGGAGCTCCCCGACTTTATTTTCCCATAGCATGGATGCTCTTATTAAAACAAACTGGATTTTATTCCTCTCATCATATCCCTTGATGTCAACCTGACACCGTCAAGATGAAATCCTACTTCTTCCACAGCCTTTCCACTTgccctgctgcccagcctggcttCTGTCCTCTCATTCCCAGACTGCTACCAGTACCCCGCCTCAGGGTCTTAGCCCATGCTGTGCCTTCTCCCCTCCAACTGCATTTTCAGACCTCCCATCAAAAGCCCATTCCCCAAGGAGGCCTCCCACCACCCATCCAACCAGAATCAAGCCCCAgacctgctcctctccctcccccacacaTGTGACCCAGAGCTGGTCCTTTCTGCCCTCTGGGTTTGAGTCCGTGGCCTGGCATCCTGTCCAGCTTTGCTGGTACAGGGCCAGGTGGGCCTCCTATGTATTAGGCTGTGAAAGCCCCTAGAAGTCCCCAGTAAAGGCATGGGCCAGGGGGAGGTGGCATCAGTATAGTAGATACAGCAGAGTCCCCAGAGCATGGCCTGGGAAGTGCCAACTGTCACAGGGGCAGAGGGAGCAAGAGATTTGCATCTGAGAAACTAAGCCCTGGTCGCCACAGGGAAGTAGAGGGAGGATGTGCTCCTGCTGGGGCCTCACTTTGGGGCTTAAGGATCTAGGGAGCTGGCTAGACTCTCAGGGCTGGGCTGTGTTCCCCTTTGGTCCCCCAAAGAAGGGTTGTGTCCCTTTCAGACCCTCTACTACACAGCCATGACTTCTTAGACATTCCAGCTCAGAGCCAGCTCTTCTACCTCAGACTGAGTCTTTTATGTGGCCCCGCTCCCTCTCCCCTCCATGCCAGAGCACCCACCTCTTGTGCAGCCCCCTGGGCCTATAGCCCTGCAGTCTTGGTGAcattgccctgccctgcccacaccCCCTACCCAGAGAGCCTACAGAATGCAGACCGTTTGCCTCCCGTATTGCTGCTGCGCCTCATCCACCTCTTCTGCGCCGTCCTCGCAGGAGGAAAGGTAGGCTGGGAGGTGAGCCTGTGGGCCAGAGAGCGGCTCCTTCTGTATCTCTCTGCTGGGTGAGCTGCTTGCCCACTGCCCATCTCTGCCCACACCTGCAGGAGAACGGACAGATGGCTGTGAGTGACGGCTCTGTGCAGGGCCTGCTGAGTGTGGTGCGGGGCTGGGGCCGTGGGCCAGCCCAGGATCCCCACCTAGTGTCGCTGGCGCTGGAGGCACTGGTGGGTGCAGTCCATGTCCTGCATGCCAGCCGTGCCCCTCCCCGCGGCCCTGAGCTTCGTGCCCTGCTTGAGAGCTACTTCCATGTCCTTAATGCTGACTGGCCAGCTGGTGTGAGCTCAGGCCGGGAAGAGGCCCTTGTCACCCTCCGGGTCAGCATGCTCGGTGGGTATGGGCTCCCAGGCACTCGGGGATGGGGTACCATGAAGGGAAAGCCCAATGATGATGGAAAGGCCAGACTGGGCGCATAGGAAGGAAGGCTTTAGGCTGCCTGGAGGGGTCTGGGCAGCACCTGACCCTTGACCCTTCACAGACGCCATCCCCACGATGCTGGCATGTGAAGACCGGCCAGTGCTGCAAGCCACCTTCCTCAGCAACAATTGCTTTGAACATCTCACTCGCCTCATCCAGAACAGCAAGGTGGGTGGGGCCCAGCCTGGGGGTGAGGGTCTGGAACCCAGAGGCTAGGGGAGCCACACATGGGTGCCAGGCTGCTGCTGAGCAAAGATGGACTGAACAGGGCCGGTTGTTGCAGCTGGTAGGATGGCCTGTAGTTCAGTGGGAGGGTCTGGGGCCTGGACAAGGGCCTGTCCCTTGGGGCCTCTAGAGGATTGGGCTTGAGGCTTAGCGCAGCTCCGTGCCCCACGGAAGCAGGGGCTTGTTATGGAAGGGAGGGAGCTGCTCTGGCACCTTGTTTTCCTCTCCCTGGCCCCAAGTATAGGGGCTAGATGAGGGTGCCGCTGCTTTCAGATGCCgtgcctcctccccacccactcaTCCCCCTGACTGCCCATCTGAGCAGGGCACAGGGGGGCTCAGCACCCTCTCTTCCCTAGTGCCGGGCAGGGCACCTGGCAGCTGCCCCTGGTCCTGCTCTAACCCCTCCCtctctcatcttcctcctctctcttctttgccTCCTCTACCCCATGCCTCCCCACAGCTATACCTGCAGGCCCGGGCGCCCCCTGAGGGGGACAGTGACCTGGCTACCCGGTTACTGACTGAGCCCGATGTCCAGAAGGTACCACCCTGGGGCTGAACAGCTCAGATACCCCCTGGGACTCCCTCTTTGAGCTTTTCCTGCACTATAGCTGGGGGAATGAGCAGATGTATGTAAGGCCTGGTGTGGCCTAGCAATGGGTGTGGGTCCTCCATGCTGTCTCACCTACCTTCCAAGTCCCCATCCTAGGAAACAGGACAGAAGTGGTCTATCCCTTCCTGGTGTTTGATTGGGTGTTGGGGTCTGGCTGCGCCAAGCTGGAAGGAACCTTCGAAACTCAACTACCCATGTTATTTCTCAGAAGGAGAGACAGAAGCCCAGACACTCAAGGATTTGGCTGTAGCCACTcacagagatgggggtctccctgaTGGGGCCACTTCTTTCCATAGATTCTTGCACCCATGCTCAGCAGGTCAGGTGTCTCCCAGCCCCTGACAATGCTCTCACCGGCTCACCTTGCCTGTGGGCTGTAGGAGGCTATAGGGTGTCAGTTGTCAGCTTCATAGTGGGCACCCTTTCTGGAGGCTCAACCCGTGAGTCCCAACCTCCAGAGCCCCTaccctgcctctgtcttcacaagATAACCCTATATGTTCACTGCATCTGGTCATTTTCTGAGCACTTGCACATCTGTTCTTCTGCAAAGCAGGGAGAGCAAAGTGATTCCTCTCtgttttcacagatgaggacactgaggcctaGAGGGGGAAGACCAATGCCTGAGATCACTCAGGGAGTCAGGCAGAGCCAGGACCAAAGTCCCCATGGAGCCAAACATGGCCTAGTCCCTGCTGACAAACTCTCCAAGCCCTCCCAACCCCTGACCCCCTCAGGATGGGGCAGGGGAGAGAGCAGTATGCCTCTGGCTGTCAGGTTCAGCCAggctgagcctcagtgtccccacctGGATCTAGGGGAAGAAGCAAGGTGGGACTTAAAGGTCTCGAAGGTTCTTCTGGTTCTAACATCCTGTGATTGATTGTCCCTAAATCCTTGACCCCTGTCAATCACTGTGGGTGATGGGGCACTTGCTGGCATGTCTGTCCTCATGTGTCTAGCTCTAGGGGGACAGGTCGGGGCTGGGGCCCTAACTCCACCAGAGAAAGGGGGACTGGAGGGGACAGTGAGAATGTCCACCATTGATCTGTCCCAGTGAGGCCTTTCCCAGCCTTGGCTTCTTTCCAGGCCTCTGTCAGAGTGGGTCTTGCTGAGCTGCTCAGAGAGGGCCCCTGGTCATGATAGGGTTACAGCAGTTGGGGCAAGGAGTAGAAGGCCTGGTGCCCTGACAGAGTTGCTGATCCAGCACATGCCACGTGCCTTGGGGTACCTGGCTCTGCACCTTTTTTTACCCTGGCCCCTGCCTCTCCTGACGGACCCTCCCCACCCTAAGGTCCTGGACCAAGACACAGACGCCATTGCAGTCCATGTAGTCAGAGTGCTGACCTGCATCATGAGTGGCTCCCCCTCGGCCAAGGTGAggctactgcactgcagctttAGTAGAAGTGTGGGGCAGAGTTCCAGTGACCATGTCCCCAGAGCAGGCCTGGCCGGTCGTTATAAGAATCCTGCTCCCTGGAGCAAAGCAAGTGACCTGGGAGGTGACTGTCCTGCCCTAGGCTAACTGGGAGCTGCATATCCTCTATCAGGCTGGGCTGGATGGGAATGGACACTTGTAGGCCCATTGCTATCTACAGCATTCTGAGACCAACTCATGTCCCCCTATCCTTCTGTAGCCCACCCCCTGCCAGCACTGTGACCCAGAGGCAGAGCCACACAAGGGGACCCCAAAACATTATGCCCCTCCAGGGTTTCCGAGGGTCTGAGTTTGCCCTGGAGCCCATGTGTATGCTCACTTCTTCCCCATACTACCTTACCCAGGAGGTGTTTAAGGAACGCATCGGCTACCCTCACCTGCAGGAAGTTCTGCAGAGTCATGGTCCCCCCACCCATCGGCTGTTGCAAGAGCTGCTCAACATGGTGAGGGAAGGGGCTTGGGACCAGGGTTCCAAAGGCAACCAGAACTGAGTCAGGGTTACCACAGGTGGGGAGCTCTCCATCTTGGGGACCGTGTTGACTGCGGCCAGTACGTAGTGTGGCCTGGCCATGTACATCAGTGTCCCTGGGGTCCTGGAAGCAACTGCATGTTAGCCATCCCCagtattgtttttttgagacagagtttcgctgttgttacccagactggagttcaatggcacgatctcggctcactgcaacctccaccttctgggttcaagcgattctcctgcctcagcctcccgagtagctgggaatacaggcgcgcaccaccatgcccagctaatttttgtatttttagtagagacagggtttcaccttgttgaccaggatggtttcgatctcttgacctcctgatccacctgcctcggcctcccaaagtgctgggattataggcgtgagccactgcgcccggccaggccAGCCCCAGTATTATCTTAGGAACATGCGTTAGGGGTTAGGCCAACGCAGGCTGAAAACTAAGGTTGAGGACAGTGCCTCAGGACTATGAGTAGCGGTGGTGGTGGTCATCCGTTCCCCTCTGACTTTCCTGAGCCTCACACGCAACCTGTGGGCAGGATGGGGTAGACCATGTTGCTGACCACTGCTGTTGGCAAGTAAATGGAGCCAGAAAGTCCCACTGTTGGCAGGGTGGGGTCAGTTGACAACTGACCAGGGACTGTCACTCTCTCCACCCACAGGCAGTGGAGGGTGACCACAGCATGTGCCCACCTCCACCAATCTGCAACGAGCAGCCGGTACTGGTACTGGTGCAGTGGCTGCCGTCATTGCCCACCGCTGAGCTGCGGCTCTTCCTAGCACAACGCCTCAGGTGGCTCTGTGACAGCTGCCCTGCCAGCCGTGCCACCTGTGTGCAGGCAGGCCTGGTGGGGTGCCTGTTGGAGACACTAAGCACAGGGCTAGCCCTGGGGGCCCGCTGCCAAGAGCAGCTGCTGGCACTGCTACAAGCACTGGGCCGTGTGTCACTAAGGCCCATGGAGCTGCGTCACCTGCTGCGCCCCCCACCAGGATTGGACTCGGAACCAGGCGGAGCTGAGGCTGGAAAGGCCCGGCACGCAGGTGCTGTCATCCGCGCATTATCGGGCATGGCCAGGCACCAGGGTCCTGCACGCGCTCTGCGCTACTTTGATCTCAAGCCCAGCATGGCGGGCATCATGGTACCCCCTGTGCAGCGATGGCCAGGGCCTGGCTTCACGTTTCATGCCTGGCTCTGTCTGCACCCTATGGATGCAGCACCTACCCCTGCCCCAACCCGACCACTCCAGCGAAAGCAGCTGTACAGGTGGGTGACTGCCAGGGGCCAGGGACCTCCTGCCGGGGTGAGCAGGAACAAGCAGACATAACTGGCTCGTCTGCCCCCAGCTTCTTCACCAGCAGCGGCTCAGGGTTTGAGGCCTTCTTCACGGCAGCTGGGACCCTGGTGGTGGCTGTGTGCACACGGAAGGAGTACTTGACCATGAGTCTGCCCGAAGTGTCCTTTGCCGACTCTGCCTGGGTAAGACCCTATCCCTTCCATGTGGCCCAGTTAGAGAGAGGGCTGCTGAGTCCCAGGTATGGCCTAATGTGAGGCTTCTGTTCTAGCACTGCGTGGCTATCATCCATGTGCCTGGGCGCCGGCCCTTCAGCCAGAACCTGGTCCATGTCTACAAAGATGGCCGTCTGGTCAAGACGGCACCCCTTCGCTGCCCCTCCCTCAGTGAGGTATGCCAAGCAAGGTTTGGGGAGGccttggggaggtggggagactTGGAACACAGTGGGCCGTGTGTGGCTGGAACCCTTGTGTCCCATGCTCCCCCACAGGCCTCAGACTTTAGCCACTGGGGTCCGTGCAGCCATGGGGGTCACTGTGAGGAACTGGATGTAGGTGGAGCCCCAGGTTCTGCTGTGAACTGACCGCTCTCCCAATCCCGGCCCCACAGCCTTTCTCCTCCTGCTGTATCGGCTCTGCTGGGCACCgcacaacaaccaccaccacaggGCTGCCCACACCACCAGTCCCTGCCACCCTGGCCTACAGTCACCCCGCCCTCACCCGCTCCCAGTCAGTCCCAGCCTCCACGGGGCTTGGCTGGGGGTCCGGGCTGGTGGCCCCCCTGCAGGAGGGCAGCATCAACTCTACCCTCGCAGGCACCCAGGACACTCGGTGGGGCAGCCCCACCTCCCTGGAGGGTGAGCTGGGGGCTGTGGCCATCTTCCATGAAGCCCTGCAGGCAGCAGCTGTGCGGACCCTATGCACCCTGGGTATGCAGCACCCTCCACTTTTGCTCCAGGCCAGAAGCTAGGGGTCCAGTGGGGAGAAGGCATCTCTGGGGGTCTGTCCTCTGGTCAGGCAGGCTCTGGACAAGGTCTGAAGCGCTCTGCCTACCCCACAGGGCCCAATGAGATGGCACCCTTCAAGCCTGAGGGGGAGCTACATGAGCTCAGCACCAAGCTGCTCCTCCATTACTCGCCTCAGGTATTTGGGGGCCCTAGGAGAGCAACTGGCTCGACTGTGCTACTTCCCCAGCTCCCACACTCTGCCTGCCACCCGCTCCTCCCTCAGGCCCTGGCCGCCTGCCCATTCCCTTATCCCTAGGCTTGTAAGAACAACATCTGCCTGGACCTGTCCCCCAGCCATGGGCTCGATGGCCGCCTGACGGGCCACAGAGTGGAGACCTGGGCTGTGAAGGTCTGTGAGCATGTGTGGGTGCTGTGTGCAGGAGGCGTGAGCATGGGGCACATGTGTTTGGAGCCAGCTGGGGCTGCTGCGCTGTGTCTGGGGAGGGTTTGGACAGTCCAGCTCGAGAGAGCAAAACTTCCCTTCTGGGTGGTCTGCTGGGGTGGAGTAGGGCAAGAAACCGGCTGGAAGGCCCCCCTCACTGCCATCCCCCTTCCCCCAGGATGTGGTGAACTGTGTAGGGGGTATGGGTTCCCTGCTGCCCCTGCTGGAGCGAGTGGCTGCACAgccccaagaggctgaggcaggtccaGCTGAAACTCATGACCTTGTGGGTCCTGAACTAACCTCTGGCCACAACACCCAGGGCCTGCTTCTCCCACTGGGTAAATCTTCAGGTAAGTGTCCCTGGTGCCCATGTTGTGGGGAGAGAATCTTGGCATGGTGGGGGTTGGAGTGCCCAAGGTCTCCCTGCCACTGGCAAGCCCTTGATGCACATCTGTCCCCTTCCTGGTGGCTGGCAGAGGAACGGATGGAGAGGAACGCAGTGGCTGCCTTTCTGCTGATGCTGCGGAACTTCCTTCAGGGCCATGTGGTGAACCAGGAGAGCCTGGTGCAGTGCCAGGGGGCTGCCATCATTGGGGCCCTCCTGCgaaaggtggggcctggtggggcaGGCATGGGGGATTAGGGGTATGGTCAGCCTGTCTGACAGAGGGGACTGAGTCGGGGAACCTGCTGCCCTTTCAGTCTGGGAAAGCCTCCTGGGAGAGGTGATGCTTGAGTTGGGGCCTTGAAAGGCCGAGCAGGGTTGGGCCTGGAGGATCTGGGGAAAGGGCCAGCACAGTCTGGGGTGGGGACCTGCACAGCAGGCAGGGAGCTTGCATGTCAGAGATGGCAGGAAGCCCTAAAGAGTTCTGAGCAGGTGGGTAGCCATATTTGTGGCTGTTATGGCTGTGTGGGGAAGGGTGGCAGCTGAGAAGCTCAGGCAGCAGGCAGGCAGAGCCTGAGCCCTCACTCCAGCTCTTGTCCCACCCCAGGTCCCCAGCTGGGCCATGGACATGAATGTGCTCATGTCTGCCCAGCTGCTGATGGAGCAGGTGGCTGCAGAGGGCAGTGGGCCCCTCCTGTACCTGCTTTACCAGCATCTGCTCTTCAACTTTCACCTCTGGACCCTCAGCGACTTTGCTGTGCGCCTCGGTAGGTGTGAGGACCTGAGTGAGGGCCGGCCACAGGGCTGCTGAGCACTGAGAAGTTAGAACTGAGGGCTCTGAGGGACTCACCTGATAGGAATCCAGAATGCCGTGGTGTGGTGAGGGGACTGTGACTCTGCCCTGGAAGTCTGACAAGTGCATGGCCCTGGCCTGGAGGATCTGAAAGCCCCCGCTCATGCCCGCTTAGGCCACATCCAGTACATGTCCAGCATAGTTCGGGAGCACAGACAGAAGCTGCGGAAGAAGTACGGCGTCCAGTTTATCTTAGATGCTCTGCGCACCCACTATAGGTGAGCTCAATGGGACCAGATGGGCCATGGGAGGCTGACACAGTGGCCACTGGCCTTGGGGACTGGGCAGTGCACTCCTCTGACTCACCTACCCACTCTCTCCCTGCCTTTCTCGGCGACCTGGCTGGTTGTGCCTGCTGACCTGCCAGCCTGCAGCGGGAGCGCCCCCTGGCTGCTGACGACCTGCGCACTGTGCAGACCTCCCTCCTGGGACTGGCGAGGGAGTTCCTGGTGCGGAGCCTCTCAGCCGATGACATGCAGGTCATGCAGATCCTGCTGAGCTTTTTGGTGGCCACGGGCGATGATGGCCAGGTAGGCTGGAGGTTGGGGAGGGTGAGGCTTGGGTGGGGGGGGTGTGGGCCGGGTCGGGTCCTGTTGCAGTATGAGACCCTGAGACCCTGCATCTCCAGGTGGTGGGTGCACTGGACTTGCTGCTGGCCCTGCTGCAGGGCTCCCTGGCACAGGAGTCCTTGGCTATCTTTCTGTTGGAGCCAGGGAACCTCGAAGTGCTGCTGGCCCTGCTGGTGAGGCCAGGGTCACTGCCCCTGCTGCCCGACCGAGTCTGCAAGGTACACCCAGCCCACTGGCATCCCATTCACTGGGGCCCCTGCCTGGGGTCTAGGGAGGCACAGCAGGCCTTGGGCCAGCAGATGAAGCTGCCTTCAAGGGCCTCTTGAGCTGTACACCAGCACAGTGACTTCCCCTCCTACAGTAACTCCTTCCCCATGATGATAGTCCCCCTATGACCCCACACAGATCCTGCACAGACTGCAGCAGAACGAGAGGCTACCTGAGCGGAGCCGCCAGCGCCTTCGGCTGCGGGAGTGTGGTCTCCAGGGTCTAGTTGCCTGCTTGTCCGAGGGGACTGTTTCCCCCCAGCTCTGCCAGGGCCTCTACAAGCTGTTCCTGGGGGCAGGTACAACCTGGTTAGGGCCAAGTGGAGGGGGTGACATGTCAGAAAagcagggcaggcaggcaggaagaaggAAAGTAGTGGCATAGGGGCCAGGGTCCTGCCCTTCCTGGTGGAGTCAGTCCCTCAGGTACCCCCCCAACCCATCCTCCCAGATTGCCTGAACCTCTCAGATCTGCTGGCTGTGGTACAGCTGTCCCTCCAAGCTGACCTCGGCGTTCGCCTATACATCTGTCGCCAGGTGAGCACGAGAGGTAAAAGCTCTCGAGGTGGGGGAGGGTGGCTTCTACCCTCTGGCCTTCTCCTTGCCTGTCTTGCAAGGGTCTCTGGATGAGGGCCTGGGGCAGGCAGTTGGATGCATCTTCCCTTGCTGTGCTCCGGCCTGCAGCTCTTCCACCTCATCTACGGACAGCCAGATGCAGTGCGGCTTCTGGCGCAACAGGCTGGCTGGCAAGATGTGCTGACCCGGCTGTATGTCCTGGAGGCTGCCACGGCTGGCAGTCCCGCTCCTGCTTCCCCAGAGCCACCCACCTCCCCTGAGCCAGCCCCACCCAAGCTGCCCACTGAGTTACCTGCTGAGCCTTCTGATGTCTTCCTGCCCTCGGAGGCCCCCTGCCCTGACCCTGACGGCTTTTACCATGCTCTCTCCCCATTCTGCATGCCCTTTGACCTGGGCCTGGAACGGGCTAGTGTAGGCTCAGGCAACACTACTGGTGGCGGCAGCAGTGGGACTCTTACTCCAGCCAGCCAGCCGGGCACTCCTTCCCCACTGGATGGGCCACGGCCCTTTCCTGCTGCCCCTGGCCGCCACAGCTCTAGCCTCTCCAATGTGCTGGAGGACGGCAGCCTCCCAGAGCCCATCATTAGCGGGGATGATAGCTCCAACACCAGCAACCCACAGGTGAGGTGGGCCCACCCTCTGCCACCGCATGGCACCCAAGGGTGAACACTTTTGCTACACAGGGCTGGCACTGTAGCCTCTCCAAAGGTGTGGCTCTGTCTGACCAAGGTTGCAGCTGCGAGTCGGGCCTGTTGCTGTCCCCTCATAGCTCTCATCTGCAGTTGTGTTCCCAGAGGGCTCCTGGAACAGGGCGAGTCATGATGAGCCACAGTGGGTGACACAAGCCAGGCTTAAGAAGGGCCTTCAAGAGAGCCAGTAGGGCAGAGACCTTATAGGGTCTAAGGGCAGCAAACTCTAATGGCCCTGCCTGGGCTTCTTTTGGGGATGGGCCTCTACTCATTCTATGTGAACTGCCTCATCTCCACTTGTGAGTCTGGCAAGACTCCAGGATTCTGCCTGGAATTCGGGCAGTAGCTGAGACCCCCTGGAATTCGGGCAGTAGCTGAGACCCCCTGGAATTCGGGCAGTAGCTGAGACCCCCTGGAATTCGGGCAGTAGCTGAGACCCCCTGGAATTCGGGCAGTAGCTGAGACCCCCTGGAATTCGGGCAGTAGCTGAGACCCCCTGGAATTCGGGCAGTAGCTGAGACCCCTTGGAATTCGGGCAGTAGCTGAGACCCCTACACTGATCTTCCAGGCCCTCAGTGCCAGGCTGGCTTTTAGCCAAATGTGCTGCCTCCTGGGTGGCCACCCCAGGACGGGTGCTGAGTGGGGATGGGTGGGCATCAGCCTGATTCGCTCCCTTTGCAGCCCACAAGCCACACCCACACCACTCACCTGTGCCCACAGCAAACCTCTGAGGAAGAGTTGTGCAACCTGCTCACCAATGTGCTGTTCTCAGTGACGTGGCGAGGCGTGGAAGGCAGCGATGAGGCTGCCTGGCGGGAGCGTGGCCAGGTTTTCTCGGTGCTCACCCAGCTGGGGGCCTCAGCCACACTTGTGCGCCCACCAGACTGCATCAAGCGCAGGTGAGAGGGCAAGTCTGGAGGGGGAGGGGCTTCAGGGAGCcctgggggaaggaaggaagaccatCAGGTAGACTCCTGAGTTCCTCACTTACCCGCCAGCCTCCTGGAGATGATGCTGGAGTCAGCCCTGACCGACATCAAGGAGGCCCCTGTCGGGGTCCTGGCCAGCCTCACCCAGCAGGCGCTTTGGCTGCTGCGTCTGCTGCAGGACTTTCTGTGTGCTGAAGGCCATGGTAACCAGGAGCTGTGGAGTGAGAAGGTGTGACCTCTCAGGCGTGAGCCCCATGAACACTCATGTTCACGCAAGCCAGCAGGCATCTGGTCTGGGAGGTGGGTGGGTACATGTGTACAGCTGCGGGTGCAGGAGCATGAATGCACATGACTTTCCTGTGTGCACAAACCCTACCTGGCTCCCAGCTCAAACTTTACTTTGCTCCCTTTCCATGGACTCCTGGCCTCCCCTGGTGATGTCTGTTGGGAACCTGTCATCTGTGGCAGCTCTTTGAAGGTGTATGCAGCCTGCTTGATCGCCTGGAAGCCTGGCCCCACCTGGCCAATGGCACAGCTGATCTCCGTGAGATGGCACAGATTGGCCTGCGGCTTGTACTTGGCTACATCCTGCTGGAAGACCCACAGGTGAGCACAGGGTGAGcatgggggcaggggtgggagctCCAAGAGTGGCTGGGCACCGCTCATCCCCCTTGCACCCACAGCTGCATGCCCAGGCCTATGTGAAATTGCACATGCTGCTACAGACTGTAGTGCCAGCCCGCCGCGAGGAGGCCTGCTACGTTCTTTCCAAGCTGGAGGCTGCGCTGGGGCGGGCACTGAACACCTCTTCCTCTGAGTCAGCCACTGATGAGGCAGGGCCCCCACCTGCAGCTGCAGCAGCTACAGAGCGCTGCTCCTGGCTGGTACCGCTGGTGCGCACACTGCTAGACCGTGCGTATGAGCCGCTGGGGCTGCAGTGGGGACTGCCCTCCCTGCCACCCACCAACGGCAGCCCCACCTTCTTTGAAGACTTCCAGGCTTTTTGTGCCACACCCGAATGGCGCCACTTCATCGATAAACAGGTGCCTGGAGGTGGGGGCCCAGGAAGAGGAGTGAGGGCTGGGGCCCACATCGAGCACTGTTCTCCTCTCCCTGCCCAATCCTCCAGGTACAGCCAACCATGTCCCAGTTCGAAATGGATACGTATGCTAAGAGCCACGACCTTATG
It encodes the following:
- the NBEAL2 gene encoding neurobeachin-like protein 2 isoform X3 — protein: MAASERLYELWLLYYAQKDLGYLQQWLKAFVGTFKKSIALSSLEPRRPEEAGAEVPLLPLDALHVLAEQLHPEDLEQALLLLKLFVILCRNLENIEADRGQLLAPRVLALLTKLVAELKGCPPPQGRGAQLENVALHALLLCEGLFDPYQTWRRQRSGEVISSKEKSKYKFPPAALPQEFRAFFQESLQNADRLPPVLLLRLIHLFCAVLAGGKENGQMAVSDGSVQGLLSVVRGWGRGPAQDPHLVSLALEALVGAVHVLHASRAPPRGPELRALLESYFHVLNADWPAGVSSGREEALVTLRVSMLDAIPTMLACEDRPVLQATFLSNNCFEHLTRLIQNSKVLDQDTDAIAVHVVRVLTCIMSGSPSAKEVFKERIGYPHLQEVLQSHGPPTHRLLQELLNMAVEGDHSMCPPPPICNEQPVLVLVQWLPSLPTAELRLFLAQRLRWLCDSCPASRATCVQAGLVGCLLETLSTGLALGARCQEQLLALLQALGRVSLRPMELRHLLRPPPGLDSEPGGAEAGKARHAGAVIRALSGMARHQGPARALRYFDLKPSMAGIMVPPVQRWPGPGFTFHAWLCLHPMDAAPTPAPTRPLQRKQLYSFFTSSGSGFEAFFTAAGTLVVAVCTRKEYLTMSLPEVSFADSAWHCVAIIHVPGRRPFSQNLVHVYKDGRLVKTAPLRCPSLSEPFSSCCIGSAGHRTTTTTTGLPTPPVPATLAYSHPALTRSQSVPASTGLGWGSGLVAPLQEGSINSTLAGTQDTRWGSPTSLEGELGAVAIFHEALQAAAVRTLCTLGPNEMAPFKPEGELHELSTKLLLHYSPQACKNNICLDLSPSHGLDGRLTGHRVETWAVKDVVNCVGGMGSLLPLLERVAAQPQEAEAGPAETHDLVGPELTSGHNTQGLLLPLGKSSEERMERNAVAAFLLMLRNFLQGHVVNQESLVQCQGAAIIGALLRKVPSWAMDMNVLMSAQLLMEQVAAEGSGPLLYLLYQHLLFNFHLWTLSDFAVRLGHIQYMSSIVREHRQKLRKKYGVQFILDALRTHYSLQRERPLAADDLRTVQTSLLGLAREFLVRSLSADDMQVMQILLSFLVATGDDGQVVGALDLLLALLQGSLAQESLAIFLLEPGNLEVLLALLVRPGSLPLLPDRVCKILHRLQQNERLPERSRQRLRLRECGLQGLVACLSEGTVSPQLCQGLYKLFLGADCLNLSDLLAVVQLSLQADLGVRLYICRQLFHLIYGQPDAVRLLAQQAGWQDVLTRLYVLEAATAGSPAPASPEPPTSPEPAPPKLPTELPAEPSDVFLPSEAPCPDPDGFYHALSPFCMPFDLGLERASVGSGNTTGGGSSGTLTPASQPGTPSPLDGPRPFPAAPGRHSSSLSNVLEDGSLPEPIISGDDSSNTSNPQQTSEEELCNLLTNVLFSVTWRGVEGSDEAAWRERGQVFSVLTQLGASATLVRPPDCIKRSLLEMMLESALTDIKEAPVGVLASLTQQALWLLRLLQDFLCAEGHGNQELWSEKLFEGVCSLLDRLEAWPHLANGTADLREMAQIGLRLVLGYILLEDPQLHAQAYVKLHMLLQTVVPARREEACYVLSKLEAALGRALNTSSSESATDEAGPPPAAAAATERCSWLVPLVRTLLDRAYEPLGLQWGLPSLPPTNGSPTFFEDFQAFCATPEWRHFIDKQVQPTMSQFEMDTYAKSHDLMSGFWNACYDMLMSSGQRRQRERAQSRRAFQELVLESAQRRARLEGLRYSAALKQRAAQHSTALLHWRALWRQLSSPCGAWALRDPPTPHWKLSSAETYSRMRLKLVPNHHFDPHLEASALRDNLGEVPLTPTEEASLPLAVTKEAKVSTPPEELQEDQLGEEELAALETPMEAAELDEQREKLVLSAECQLVTVVSVVPGLLEITTQNVYFYDGSHERVETEEGIGYDFRRPLAQLREVHLRRFNLRRSALELFFIDQANYFLNFPCKVGTTPASSPSQASRPQPGPIPPHTQVRNQVYSWLLHLRPHSQGYLSSRSPQEMLRASGLTQKWVQREISNFEYLMQLNTIAGRTYNDLSQYPVFPWVLQDYVSPTLDLSNPAVFRDLSKPIGVVNPKHAQLVREKYESFEDPAGTIDKFHYGTHYSNAAGVMHYLIRVEPFTSLHVQLQSGRFDCSDRQFHSVAAAWQARLESPADVKELIPEFFYFPDFLENQNGFDLGCLQLTNEKVGDVVLPPWASSPEDFIQQHRQALESEYVSAHLHEWIDLIFGYKQRGPAAEEALNVFYYCTYEGAVDLDHVTDERERKALEGIISNFGQTPCQLLKEPHPTRLSAEEAALRLARLDTNSPSIFQHLDQLKAFFAEVISDGVPLVLALVPHRQPHSFITQGSPDLLVTVSANGLLGTHSWLPYDRNISNYFSFSKDPAMGSHKTQRMLSGPWAPGSGVSGQALAVAPDGKLLFSGGHWDGSLRVTALSRGKLLSQLSRHLDVVTCLALDTCGIYLISGSRDTTCMVWRLLHQGGLSVGLAPKPVQVLYGHGAAVSCVAISTELDMAVSGSEDGTVIIHTVRRGQFVAALQPPGATFSGPVSYLALGSEGQIVVQSSAWERPGAQVTYSLHLYSVNGKLRASLPLAEQPTALMVTEDFVLLGTAQCTLHILQLNTLLPAAPPLTMKVAIRSVAVTKERSHVLVGLEDGKLIVVGAGQPSEVRSSQFARKLWRSSRRISQVSSGETEYNPTEGR